In Archangium lipolyticum, a single genomic region encodes these proteins:
- a CDS encoding sugar nucleotide-binding protein encodes MRAIVTGANGTVGSRLCEYLRRLGVEVVCWERDRVPLDDYWAMEGFVRSVAPDALFHLATASRPTGRPNESWLVNYEWTSELAWITRQQGVRFVFSSTAMVFSDHAPGPFTVDSEPEAPEGYGYEKRRAEERVFQQNPEARVVRLGWQIDDQPSGNNMLASLEAQMRERGRVEASTRWYPACAFLDDTVRALLALAWAEPGLYMLDANERWTYYEIVRALNARHGSRWHVEPTESFVFDQRMMDDRVVLPSLKARLPELR; translated from the coding sequence ATGAGAGCGATCGTCACGGGCGCCAATGGCACGGTCGGCTCGCGGTTGTGCGAGTACCTCCGGCGTCTCGGTGTCGAGGTGGTGTGTTGGGAGCGCGACCGCGTCCCGCTGGACGACTACTGGGCCATGGAGGGCTTCGTGCGCTCGGTGGCCCCGGATGCGCTGTTCCATCTGGCGACGGCCTCGCGCCCCACGGGGCGGCCCAACGAGTCGTGGCTCGTCAACTACGAGTGGACGAGCGAGCTGGCGTGGATCACCCGGCAGCAGGGCGTACGGTTCGTGTTCTCCAGCACGGCGATGGTGTTCTCGGACCATGCACCCGGGCCCTTCACGGTGGACTCGGAGCCGGAGGCGCCCGAGGGCTACGGGTACGAGAAGCGGCGCGCGGAGGAGCGCGTCTTCCAGCAGAACCCCGAGGCGCGCGTGGTGCGGCTGGGCTGGCAGATCGACGATCAGCCCTCGGGCAACAACATGCTCGCCTCGCTGGAGGCGCAGATGCGCGAGCGGGGCAGGGTGGAGGCGAGCACGCGGTGGTATCCGGCGTGTGCCTTCCTCGATGACACCGTGAGGGCCCTGCTGGCGCTCGCGTGGGCGGAGCCGGGGCTCTACATGCTCGACGCGAACGAGCGGTGGACCTATTACGAGATCGTCCGTGCGCTCAACGCGCGGCACGGCAGCCGGTGGCACGTGGAGCCCACGGAGAGCTTCGTGTTCGATCAGCGCATGATGGACGACCGGGTGGTGCTGCCCTCGTTGAAGGCGCGGCTGCCGGAGCTGCGTTGA
- a CDS encoding DUF2378 family protein: protein MGDDSGGSHALGSEEELQQLLSYVTPTDTTRGLFLNGVLEVVRQLGDESTVRRCLEESGEKQFLDLFSYPLGTLLRMSYTGARLLSSDSRDFNEVMRQMGYLSARNFADSTMGRVMLRLVVGQPRRLLDTLPMAYRMNTTAGECTVRWTGHTNAVIRFTRDFLPHAYTEGSLQGSFEIAKVPGLTVRARPLARLDTEFELSWA from the coding sequence ATGGGGGATGACTCAGGCGGTTCACACGCACTCGGCTCGGAGGAGGAGCTACAGCAGCTGCTGTCCTACGTGACGCCCACGGACACAACGCGTGGCCTCTTCCTCAATGGCGTGCTGGAAGTCGTGCGGCAGCTGGGGGATGAGTCCACGGTGCGGCGCTGCCTGGAGGAGAGTGGCGAGAAACAGTTCCTGGATCTCTTCAGCTACCCGCTCGGCACCCTGCTGCGGATGTCCTACACCGGGGCGAGACTCCTGAGCAGCGACAGCCGGGACTTCAACGAGGTGATGCGGCAGATGGGCTATCTGTCCGCCAGGAACTTCGCCGACTCCACGATGGGCCGGGTCATGCTTCGGCTGGTCGTCGGGCAACCCCGGCGGCTGCTCGACACCCTGCCGATGGCCTACCGGATGAACACGACCGCGGGGGAGTGCACGGTGCGGTGGACGGGGCACACCAACGCCGTCATCCGCTTCACGCGCGACTTCCTGCCCCACGCGTATACGGAGGGCTCGCTGCAGGGCTCGTTCGAGATCGCCAAGGTGCCAGGACTGACGGTGCGTGCACGGCCACTCGCGCGGCTCGACACCGAATTCGAGCTCTCCTGGGCATGA